The Bicyclus anynana chromosome 3, ilBicAnyn1.1, whole genome shotgun sequence genome has a window encoding:
- the LOC128199862 gene encoding chromatin complexes subunit BAP18-like: protein MNNSAAKVGEIFTEAGAAFNKLAEMTMMLHPMAEQQSSSQSKTPVKKKVHEERMTPISSSSSGQVTLNMLNASENEMDVEGLGNDVKLEFESSTEEVTT from the exons GTTGGTGAGATTTTTACTGAGGCTGGTGCTGCATTCAATAAATTGGCAGAAATGACCATGATGCTTCACCCAATGGCTGAACAGCAATCtag CTCTCAGTCAAAAACACCAGTTAAAAAGAAGGTCCATGAGGAACGCATGACACCCATTAGCAGCAGTAGCTCTGGGCAG gtAACACTTAACATGCTAAATGCTTCTGAAAATGAGATGGATGTTGAAGGACTTGGTAATGATGTAAAGCTAGAGTTTGAATCTAGTACAGAAGAGGTTACaacttaa